One Manduca sexta isolate Smith_Timp_Sample1 chromosome 26, JHU_Msex_v1.0, whole genome shotgun sequence genomic region harbors:
- the LOC115447512 gene encoding carbohydrate sulfotransferase 11 encodes MICNMRRFRSRIKTKAIHYLKCGVKTATFLFWATLYMVVLKMTLFKSSGNTPVKDWSIVPDNYTKWLLQGPVVGDEESDSEVDKIQWLEPDNATIFELEQRAARVQNICRKYSLYSQPVNSKEFFVDHAHNIVWCNIFKAASSSWLYKFNIMGGYDKKFLARTRQTPLTLARKKFPRPSEEEILDAVNTPGVVSLLMVREPFVRLLSAYRDKLENITPPYYRKLAKAIVTEHRERATHVLGPIKSFGPTFYEFVAYLIQKHNDKSFSLDEHWAPYYQFCSPCAINFSVIGKVESLAKDSAYVIQQLGLGHLLGRTVGDKRTRLRTVMNKSRDGKNTTALLKYYFSQLDEKMLEGLLKIYGIDFEMFGYDMKIYKRYVRK; translated from the exons ATGATATGCAATATGAGAAGATTCAGATCGAGAATAAAGACGAAAGCCATCCATTATTTGAAATGTGGCGTGAAGACGGCGACGTTTCTGTTTTGGGCGACACTCTACATGGTCGTTTTGAAGATGACACTGTTCAAGAGCAGCGGAAACACCCCCGTGAAAGATTGGTCTATAGTACCTGACAATTACACTAAGTGGCTG TTGCAGGGTCCTGTCGTAGGCGACGAAGAGTCCGACTCGGAAGTGGATAAAATTCAATGGCTGGAGCCAGACAATGCGACGATATTTGAACTGGAGCAACGAGCGGCGAGGGTTCAGAATATTTGTCGCAAATACTCGCTTTACTCGCAGCCGGTCAACAGCAAGGAGTTTTTTGTGGATCATGCTCACAACATTGTGTGGTGCAATATATTCAAAGCTGCAAGCTCCTCTTGgttgtataaatttaatattatgg gAGGGTACGATAAGAAATTTCTAGCACGCACTAGGCAGACGCCTCTGACGTTAGCTAGGAAGAAATTTCCGCGTCCCAGCGAGGAAGAAATACTAGATGCCGTCAACACACCTGGAGTAGTGTCGCTACTAATGGTACGCGAACCCTTCGTTAGGTTGCTTTCTGCTTATCGAGACAAACTGGAGAACATAACTCCACCTTACTACAGGAAGTTAGCAAAAGCTATTGTAACCGAACACAGAGAAAGGGCTACTCATGTTCTAGGTCCAATCAAAAGTTTTGGACCTACATTCTACGAATTTGTAGCATACTTAATACAGAAACATAACGACAAGTCTTTTAGTTTGGATGAACATTGGGCACCATATTACCAATTTTGTTCGCCATGTGCGATAAATTTTAGTGTTATTGGCAAAGTGGAATCGTTGGCCAAAGACTCTGCGTATGTGATACAGCAGTTGGGTCTCGGGCACCTCCTAGGGCGTACGGTCGGCGACAAAAGGACACGACTGCGTACCGTTATGAACAAGTCTAGGGACGGTAAAAATACTACGGCATTACTAAAATACTACTTTAGTCAACTTGACGAAAAAATGCTTGAaggtttgttaaaaatatatggaatagattttgaaatgtttggatatgatatgaaaatttataaacggtatgtaagaaaataa